One Halobaculum roseum DNA segment encodes these proteins:
- a CDS encoding TlpA family protein disulfide reductase, with product MSTTLSTMDPDAGADIDPDVAAALGADGLTYRVWGGDWCPDCTGQLPEFAAALDAAGVSADRIEQYPVEKVDGEKQGPGMEEYGVEYIPTVIVFDKEGEELTRFVESADTDIATFLARELAAD from the coding sequence ATGAGTACGACGCTTTCGACGATGGATCCCGACGCCGGCGCCGACATCGACCCGGACGTGGCCGCCGCGCTCGGCGCCGACGGGCTGACGTACAGGGTCTGGGGCGGCGACTGGTGTCCCGACTGCACGGGGCAGCTCCCGGAGTTCGCTGCCGCGCTCGACGCCGCGGGCGTCTCCGCCGACCGCATCGAGCAGTACCCCGTCGAGAAGGTCGACGGCGAGAAACAGGGCCCGGGAATGGAGGAGTACGGCGTCGAGTACATCCCGACCGTGATCGTTTTCGACAAGGAGGGCGAGGAACTCACTCGGTTCGTCGAGTCGGCCGACACGGACATCGCGACGTTCCTCGCGCGCGAACTCGCGGCCGACTGA
- a CDS encoding FKBP-type peptidyl-prolyl cis-trans isomerase — MSEEEQAEAADAADAGDEASEDAVDTDESDDGIQNGDFLRLDYTVRTVPGEDEEEGRVVDTTHKEVAEEAGIDDDEYDFSPRIIVVGEGHVFASVDEDLVGREVGDSNVVTVPAEEAFGEFDPDDVRTVSAEKIPEDDRYPGAQVTIDGEQGYVETVIGGRSRVDFNHPLAGDDLEYDYEILELVDDDEEKAAGLIGMYLQETPEVRIEEETVEEEVTVEAHEDEETGEVDRETELQEVDKRTLYIEATPMMQMNQQWMFSKQQIAQDIMGRLDLDRVVVEEVIDGSGGMMGGMGGMMGGMGGMGGGDVEEALDDVDMDDMDVDADELVEELEDAEE, encoded by the coding sequence ATGAGCGAAGAAGAGCAGGCCGAGGCGGCAGACGCCGCCGACGCCGGCGATGAGGCGAGCGAGGACGCGGTCGACACCGACGAGTCCGACGACGGGATCCAGAACGGGGACTTCCTCCGGCTGGACTACACCGTTCGGACCGTCCCCGGCGAGGACGAGGAGGAGGGCCGCGTGGTCGACACGACCCACAAGGAGGTCGCCGAGGAGGCCGGCATCGACGACGACGAGTACGACTTCTCCCCGCGCATCATCGTCGTCGGCGAGGGCCACGTGTTCGCGTCCGTCGACGAGGACCTGGTCGGCCGCGAGGTCGGCGACTCCAACGTCGTCACCGTCCCCGCCGAGGAGGCGTTCGGCGAGTTCGACCCCGACGACGTGCGCACCGTCAGCGCCGAGAAGATCCCGGAGGACGACCGCTACCCCGGCGCGCAGGTCACCATCGACGGCGAGCAGGGCTACGTCGAGACGGTCATCGGCGGGCGCTCGCGCGTCGACTTCAACCACCCGCTCGCGGGCGACGACCTCGAGTACGACTACGAGATCCTCGAGCTCGTCGACGACGACGAGGAGAAGGCCGCCGGCCTCATCGGCATGTACCTCCAGGAGACCCCCGAGGTCCGCATCGAGGAGGAGACCGTCGAGGAGGAGGTCACCGTCGAGGCCCACGAGGACGAGGAGACCGGCGAGGTCGACCGCGAGACCGAGCTCCAGGAGGTCGACAAGCGCACGCTGTACATCGAGGCGACGCCGATGATGCAGATGAACCAGCAGTGGATGTTCTCGAAGCAGCAGATCGCCCAGGACATCATGGGCCGCCTCGACCTCGACCGCGTCGTCGTCGAGGAGGTCATCGACGGCTCCGGCGGCATGATGGGCGGCATGGGCGGCATGATGGGCGGCATGGGCGGCATGGGCGGCGGCGACGTCGAGGAGGCGCTCGACGACGTCGACATGGACGACATGGACGTCGACGCCGACGAGCTCGTCGAGGAGCTCGAGGACGCCGAGGAGTAA
- a CDS encoding universal stress protein — protein MDHALAVVGPTETAKTLTREAGELAAGVDADLTLLHVADEDEYDEQRKQLAEVTRGDSTYSVGQAVEGARAYAADIGREVLEDVDIDYEAVGTVGDRAETVLSEARKRGCDHVFIAGRKRSPTGKALFGDDTQRIILDAEKPVTVVTE, from the coding sequence ATGGATCACGCGCTCGCAGTCGTCGGGCCGACCGAGACCGCAAAGACGCTGACCCGCGAGGCGGGCGAGCTAGCCGCCGGCGTCGACGCCGACCTCACGCTGTTGCACGTCGCCGACGAGGACGAATACGACGAACAGCGCAAGCAGCTCGCGGAGGTCACCCGCGGCGACTCCACCTACAGCGTCGGGCAGGCGGTCGAGGGCGCGCGGGCGTACGCCGCCGACATCGGTCGCGAGGTGCTGGAGGACGTGGACATCGACTACGAGGCGGTGGGAACGGTCGGCGACCGCGCCGAGACCGTCCTCTCGGAGGCGCGCAAGCGCGGCTGCGACCACGTCTTCATCGCCGGACGAAAGCGCTCGCCGACCGGCAAGGCGCTGTTCGGCGACGACACCCAGCGCATCATCCTCGACGCGGAGAAGCCGGTCACCGTCGTGACCGAGTAG
- a CDS encoding methionine adenosyltransferase: MRNIQVSELDRRAVEDQEVEIVERKGIGHPDSICDGIAEAVSRGLSQLYLDRVGHVLHYNTDETQLVAGNAAPSYGGGEVVDPIYVLIVGRATKEYETEDGRELTLPVGRVALESARAYLREALPELEVGTDIVVDVKLGEGSGDLQDVFGEDGAQVPMANDTSFGVGHAPLTETERIVLEAERELNGAYGADHPEIGQDIKIMGKREGDTIDITVAVAMVDAYIDDIDEYREATELVEAFVTGLAEEHTDREVHVEVNTADDLEEGSIYLTTTGTSAEQGDDGSVGRGNRANGLITPNRPMSMEATSGKNPVNHIGKIYNLLSTDIAEAVVEEVDGIRDLQVRLLSQIGRPIDQPHVADAQVVTEEAVAVEDIEEEATAIIDERLANVTDVTRRVIDGEITTF; the protein is encoded by the coding sequence ATGAGGAACATTCAGGTCTCCGAACTCGACCGGCGGGCGGTCGAGGACCAGGAGGTTGAGATCGTCGAGCGAAAGGGGATCGGCCATCCCGACTCGATCTGCGACGGCATCGCTGAGGCGGTCTCGCGCGGCCTCTCGCAGCTGTATCTCGACCGCGTCGGCCACGTGCTCCACTACAACACCGACGAGACGCAGTTGGTCGCCGGCAACGCGGCACCCTCCTACGGGGGCGGCGAGGTGGTCGACCCGATCTACGTGCTCATCGTCGGCCGCGCGACGAAGGAGTACGAGACCGAGGACGGGCGAGAGCTGACGCTGCCAGTCGGCCGCGTCGCGCTCGAATCCGCCCGCGCGTACCTCCGAGAGGCGCTGCCGGAGCTGGAGGTCGGAACCGACATCGTCGTCGACGTGAAGCTCGGCGAGGGGTCGGGCGACCTCCAGGACGTCTTCGGCGAGGACGGCGCGCAGGTGCCGATGGCGAACGACACCTCCTTCGGCGTCGGCCACGCGCCGCTCACCGAGACCGAGCGGATCGTCCTCGAGGCCGAGCGCGAACTGAACGGCGCGTACGGCGCCGACCACCCGGAGATCGGGCAGGACATCAAGATCATGGGCAAGCGCGAGGGCGACACGATCGACATCACCGTCGCGGTCGCGATGGTCGACGCCTACATCGACGACATCGACGAGTACCGCGAGGCGACAGAACTGGTGGAGGCGTTCGTCACCGGGCTCGCCGAGGAGCACACCGACCGCGAGGTACACGTCGAGGTGAACACCGCCGACGACCTCGAGGAGGGGTCCATCTACCTCACGACGACCGGGACCTCCGCCGAGCAGGGCGACGACGGCTCCGTCGGCCGCGGCAACCGCGCCAACGGCCTCATCACCCCGAACCGACCGATGAGCATGGAGGCGACCTCCGGCAAGAACCCCGTCAACCACATCGGGAAGATCTACAACCTCCTCTCGACGGACATCGCGGAGGCCGTCGTCGAGGAGGTCGACGGCATCCGCGACCTGCAGGTCCGCCTGCTGTCGCAGATCGGCCGTCCCATCGACCAGCCCCACGTCGCCGACGCGCAGGTCGTCACCGAGGAAGCCGTTGCTGTCGAGGACATCGAGGAGGAGGCGACCGCGATCATCGACGAGCGCCTCGCGAACGTCACCGACGTGACCCGGCGCGTCATCGACGGCGAGATCACGACGTTCTAA
- a CDS encoding MBL fold metallo-hydrolase, whose protein sequence is MSDASDPQITSDWGDWLPRTIEAAEPDGVAVWYLGCNGFVLKGADETSLWIDPYVGLGDPPRTVRMIPVPFDPHDVYDADAVLATHEHTDHTHGPSQAPILANSGADFYAADDSLAVTDEERWTDNWEVDDDKLVEIEEGDSFSVGGFDVDVVRVSDADATHPVGYVIRYGDVTVFHGGDTKPHDGFADLGAEYDIDLAVVAFGSVGRVPDKRTREPQRTRWYCDENQAVEVAEALRADRMLPSHWDMWKGLTADPTALHEHVRGFEHPERLDIVEVGDRIDL, encoded by the coding sequence ATGAGTGACGCGAGCGACCCGCAGATCACGTCCGACTGGGGCGACTGGCTCCCGCGAACGATCGAGGCCGCCGAGCCCGACGGCGTCGCCGTCTGGTACCTCGGCTGCAACGGCTTCGTCCTGAAGGGCGCTGACGAGACGAGCCTCTGGATCGACCCGTACGTCGGCCTCGGCGACCCGCCGCGCACGGTCCGGATGATCCCGGTCCCGTTCGACCCCCACGACGTGTACGACGCCGACGCGGTGTTGGCGACCCACGAGCACACCGACCACACGCACGGGCCCTCGCAGGCGCCGATCCTCGCGAACTCCGGGGCCGACTTCTACGCCGCCGACGACTCCCTCGCAGTCACTGACGAGGAGCGCTGGACCGACAACTGGGAGGTCGACGACGACAAACTGGTCGAGATCGAGGAGGGCGATTCGTTCTCCGTCGGCGGCTTCGATGTCGATGTCGTCCGGGTCAGCGACGCCGACGCGACCCATCCAGTCGGCTACGTGATCCGGTACGGCGACGTGACCGTCTTCCACGGCGGGGACACCAAGCCCCACGACGGGTTCGCCGACCTCGGCGCCGAGTACGACATCGATCTGGCGGTCGTCGCGTTCGGATCCGTTGGCCGCGTCCCGGACAAACGGACCCGCGAGCCCCAGCGCACGCGCTGGTACTGCGACGAGAACCAGGCCGTCGAGGTCGCGGAGGCGCTGCGGGCCGACCGCATGCTCCCGAGCCACTGGGACATGTGGAAGGGGCTGACGGCCGACCCGACCGCGCTCCACGAGCACGTCCGCGGCTTCGAACACCCCGAGCGCCTCGACATCGTCGAGGTCGGCGACCGGATCGATCTCTGA
- a CDS encoding YlbF family regulator, whose product MSIETDAPEAAAADDSVEALATELGDAIADSPAYRRFEEAKAAVQNDEEAQARISEFEQLRQEFAMAKQAGQADQETMEKVQAAQQELHSLPVMREYVEAQDELEERLEALNRAISDPLAVDFGGKAGGCCHD is encoded by the coding sequence ATGAGCATCGAGACCGACGCGCCCGAGGCGGCCGCGGCCGACGACTCGGTCGAAGCCCTCGCGACGGAGTTGGGCGACGCCATCGCGGACTCGCCCGCGTACCGCCGCTTCGAGGAGGCGAAGGCGGCCGTCCAGAACGACGAGGAGGCGCAGGCGCGTATCTCCGAGTTCGAACAGCTCCGCCAGGAGTTCGCGATGGCCAAGCAGGCGGGCCAGGCCGACCAGGAGACGATGGAGAAGGTGCAGGCCGCACAACAGGAACTCCACTCGCTGCCGGTGATGCGGGAGTACGTCGAGGCGCAGGACGAACTGGAGGAGCGGCTCGAAGCGCTGAACCGGGCGATCTCCGACCCGCTGGCCGTCGACTTCGGCGGCAAGGCCGGCGGCTGCTGTCACGACTGA
- the cyaB gene encoding class IV adenylate cyclase, with amino-acid sequence MYEVEVKVRADHDAVRDRLVDLDATGTRRVRQVDTYYDAPHRDFAETDEALRIRRETVADGANDGGGGAETKVTYKGPLVEAESKTREEFETAVADGDAAEGILGGLGFSPAATVEKDREFFEFDGYTVTLDDVAGVGEFVEVEREAAESEIEPAREGAYAVLRDLGLDPDDQIRTSYLGLLLRSQDMPNDTPE; translated from the coding sequence ATGTACGAAGTGGAGGTGAAGGTGCGAGCCGACCACGACGCCGTTCGCGATCGGCTCGTCGACCTCGACGCGACCGGAACCCGGCGCGTTCGACAGGTCGACACCTACTACGACGCGCCCCATCGGGACTTCGCCGAGACGGACGAGGCGCTCCGGATCAGGCGCGAAACCGTCGCCGACGGCGCGAACGACGGCGGCGGAGGCGCCGAGACGAAGGTCACCTACAAGGGCCCGCTCGTCGAGGCCGAATCGAAGACGCGCGAGGAGTTCGAGACGGCCGTCGCCGACGGCGACGCGGCCGAGGGTATCCTCGGCGGGCTCGGCTTCTCGCCCGCGGCGACCGTCGAGAAGGACCGCGAGTTCTTCGAGTTCGACGGCTACACCGTCACGCTCGACGACGTGGCCGGCGTCGGCGAGTTCGTCGAGGTGGAGCGCGAGGCCGCCGAATCGGAGATCGAGCCGGCCCGCGAGGGCGCCTACGCGGTCCTCCGCGATCTGGGGCTCGATCCCGACGATCAGATCCGGACCTCGTACCTCGGACTGCTGCTTCGGTCGCAAGATATGCCAAACGATACCCCGGAGTAA
- a CDS encoding PhzF family phenazine biosynthesis protein → MTGHRFHSVDGGTPSSRGKTFHVVDVFTRGDERFTGNQLAVFHDAADVDADEALALTRETNFSECTFVGGTTDAGRDVRIFDPAEEIPFAGHPTLGTAAVLRELVGDGSTDRLTLDLGVGPIDVWVEGGEAGDNGDGDDHGDHDTDPAGDDAPEEYWMRQIPPEFGETVPGEVAAAVLGLDPADIDDEYPVQAVSTGLPTLVVPLASLDAVERASTTEPAYGEFIDEYGGHNVLAFARGGVDGGDLHARVFADWAGVPEDPATGSAAGCLAGWLLERGYLGHGSVAATVEQGYELGRPSRLRLRAERDADGDPRVEVGGSVVPVAQGRLL, encoded by the coding sequence ATGACCGGCCACCGGTTCCACTCGGTCGACGGCGGGACGCCGTCCTCCCGTGGAAAAACGTTCCACGTTGTGGACGTGTTCACCCGCGGCGACGAGCGATTCACCGGCAACCAGCTCGCCGTGTTCCACGACGCCGCCGACGTCGACGCCGACGAGGCGCTCGCGCTCACCCGCGAGACGAACTTCTCGGAGTGTACGTTCGTCGGCGGGACGACCGACGCCGGCCGCGACGTGCGGATCTTCGACCCGGCCGAGGAGATCCCCTTCGCCGGCCACCCGACGCTCGGCACCGCGGCAGTGTTGCGGGAACTGGTCGGCGACGGCTCGACCGACCGCCTCACCCTGGACCTCGGCGTCGGTCCGATCGACGTGTGGGTCGAGGGGGGCGAGGCTGGCGACAACGGGGACGGCGACGACCACGGCGACCACGACACCGATCCGGCCGGCGACGACGCCCCCGAGGAGTACTGGATGCGCCAGATCCCGCCGGAGTTCGGCGAAACGGTTCCCGGCGAGGTCGCCGCCGCCGTGCTCGGGCTCGACCCCGCCGATATCGACGACGAGTACCCCGTACAGGCGGTCTCGACTGGACTTCCGACGCTCGTGGTCCCGCTCGCCTCGCTCGATGCGGTCGAGCGCGCGAGCACGACCGAGCCCGCGTACGGCGAGTTCATCGACGAGTACGGCGGGCACAACGTCCTCGCGTTCGCCCGCGGCGGCGTCGACGGCGGCGACCTCCACGCGCGGGTGTTCGCCGACTGGGCCGGCGTCCCGGAGGACCCGGCGACCGGGTCGGCCGCCGGCTGTCTCGCCGGGTGGCTACTCGAACGCGGGTACCTCGGCCACGGATCGGTCGCCGCGACGGTCGAGCAGGGGTACGAGTTGGGGCGTCCCTCGCGGCTTCGCCTGCGCGCCGAGCGCGACGCGGACGGCGACCCCCGTGTCGAGGTCGGCGGGTCGGTCGTCCCGGTCGCGCAGGGACGGCTGCTGTAG
- a CDS encoding sodium:calcium antiporter produces the protein MVSLLPAIALAVVGTAVVWVAGGRLESASERLGAHYGLPAVVQGAVIAAVGSSFPELTSVVLAVLLHGNFDLGVGAIVGSAVFNILVIPGWSALRGRGLRADRDVVYKETQFYMLAVAVLLLTFSLGVIYAPQPTTNGLTSTLTRPLALIPLALYAVYLFIQSQDVSDFEAPEVNDVNPVRQWLLLAGSLVAILVGVEALVQAAISLETALGVPSTVWGLTVVAAGTSLPDTVVSVRAAEAGRGPTSLANVLGSNTFDLLVAVPVGVLLVPGGTVALDFGTAVPMMGFLTVATLGFLVVTRTDLELDRPEAVSLLGLYAVFLIWMVLETLGVTALVPGV, from the coding sequence ATGGTCTCGCTGCTCCCCGCGATCGCGCTCGCGGTCGTCGGCACCGCCGTCGTCTGGGTCGCCGGCGGCCGGCTCGAATCCGCGAGCGAACGGCTCGGCGCCCACTACGGGCTTCCCGCCGTCGTGCAGGGCGCCGTCATCGCCGCCGTCGGATCGTCGTTCCCGGAGCTGACGAGCGTCGTCCTCGCGGTGTTGCTGCACGGGAACTTCGACCTCGGCGTCGGCGCCATAGTCGGATCGGCCGTGTTCAACATCCTCGTCATCCCCGGCTGGAGCGCCCTCCGCGGGCGGGGGCTGCGGGCCGACCGCGACGTCGTGTACAAGGAGACGCAGTTCTACATGCTCGCGGTCGCCGTGCTGCTGCTCACGTTCTCGCTGGGCGTGATCTACGCGCCGCAGCCGACGACGAACGGGCTCACGTCGACGCTCACGCGACCGCTGGCGTTGATCCCCCTCGCGTTGTACGCGGTGTACCTCTTCATCCAGTCGCAGGACGTGTCCGACTTCGAGGCCCCGGAGGTGAACGACGTGAACCCCGTCCGCCAGTGGCTCCTGCTTGCGGGCTCGCTCGTCGCCATCCTCGTCGGCGTCGAGGCGCTCGTGCAGGCGGCGATCTCGCTCGAGACCGCGCTCGGCGTCCCGTCGACCGTCTGGGGGCTCACGGTCGTCGCCGCGGGGACGAGCCTGCCGGACACGGTCGTGTCGGTGCGCGCCGCGGAGGCCGGCCGCGGGCCGACGAGCCTCGCGAACGTCCTCGGCAGCAACACCTTCGACCTGCTCGTGGCCGTTCCCGTCGGGGTCCTGCTCGTTCCGGGCGGAACCGTGGCGTTGGACTTCGGCACCGCGGTCCCGATGATGGGCTTTCTCACCGTCGCGACGCTGGGCTTCCTCGTCGTCACGCGGACCGACCTCGAACTCGACCGGCCCGAGGCGGTGTCGCTGCTCGGGCTGTACGCCGTCTTCCTGATCTGGATGGTGCTGGAGACGCTCGGGGTGACGGCGCTGGTTCCGGGCGTGTGA
- a CDS encoding RAD55 family ATPase, producing MADRLPTGIDVLDRRFDGGIPAGSIVLFSADPASQSELLLYELTAARGTLYLTTLRSDQAVSDAIDRTKSRVGTPTVRDIGGDAPLDAANRLVSALPENANLIVDVADPLERADRSRYRRFLTELQTAMVNTESVAFLHAMKRDDEPRNRAMTEHVADVVWDLDTQVRGSDVVNKLAVPKFRGGRALDETVKLKLEEQVAIDTSRDIA from the coding sequence ATGGCGGATCGCCTCCCGACCGGGATCGACGTGCTCGACCGTCGGTTCGACGGCGGGATCCCGGCCGGGAGCATCGTGCTGTTCTCGGCGGACCCGGCGAGCCAGTCGGAGCTGCTGCTGTACGAGCTCACGGCCGCGCGGGGGACGCTGTACCTCACGACGCTGCGCTCGGATCAGGCGGTGTCGGACGCGATCGATCGGACGAAATCACGGGTGGGGACGCCGACCGTCCGCGACATCGGCGGCGACGCGCCACTGGACGCGGCGAACCGGCTCGTCAGCGCGCTCCCGGAGAACGCGAACCTCATCGTCGACGTGGCCGACCCGCTGGAGCGGGCCGACCGCTCGCGATACCGGCGCTTCCTCACGGAGCTGCAGACGGCGATGGTCAACACCGAGAGCGTCGCCTTCCTCCACGCGATGAAGCGCGACGACGAGCCGAGGAACCGTGCGATGACCGAACACGTCGCCGACGTGGTGTGGGACCTCGACACCCAGGTACGCGGCTCCGACGTGGTCAACAAGCTCGCCGTCCCGAAGTTCCGCGGCGGCCGCGCGCTCGACGAGACGGTGAAGCTGAAGCTGGAGGAGCAGGTCGCCATCGACACCTCCCGCGACATCGCCTAG
- the dph2 gene encoding diphthamide biosynthesis enzyme Dph2: MSQRSEGDLTKTGMSLKHDREWDYELDRIVEAVEERDADKVGLQFPEGLKRRAPAVADDLRELTEDVTYLISGQPCYGACDLDTYLMRRCDVFVHFGHSPMKESDKIIYVPLFSNVDPFPIMEESLAKLEDPEDDPDVGLVTTAQHMNLFGDMVDWLEERGYEVHTRRGDDRLTHEGQVLGCNYASADIDAEQVLYVGGGKFHPLGLAMEHPEKTVVIGDPVNNVVTVADTEKFLKQRYGAVHRAMDADTFGVIFCTKIGQGRWDQAEEIVENNDNAHLITMDEVTPDRLRNFDFDAFVNTGCPRITTDDGPRFHKPMLTPGEYEIAVGNKPLEDLEFDTFHGTW, translated from the coding sequence ATGAGCCAGCGGAGCGAGGGCGACCTCACCAAGACGGGGATGTCGCTCAAACACGACCGCGAGTGGGACTACGAACTCGACCGAATCGTCGAGGCGGTCGAGGAGCGCGACGCCGACAAGGTCGGCCTCCAGTTCCCCGAGGGGCTGAAGCGCCGCGCGCCCGCGGTCGCCGACGATCTCCGGGAACTGACCGAGGACGTGACCTACCTCATCTCGGGGCAGCCCTGCTACGGCGCCTGCGACCTCGACACCTACCTGATGCGGCGCTGCGACGTGTTCGTCCACTTCGGGCACTCGCCGATGAAGGAGTCGGACAAGATCATCTACGTCCCCCTCTTCTCCAACGTCGACCCCTTCCCGATCATGGAGGAGTCGCTGGCGAAACTCGAGGATCCGGAGGACGACCCCGACGTGGGGCTGGTGACGACCGCCCAGCACATGAACCTCTTCGGCGACATGGTCGACTGGCTGGAGGAGCGCGGCTACGAGGTCCACACCCGCCGCGGCGACGACCGCCTCACCCACGAGGGGCAGGTGCTCGGCTGCAACTACGCCAGCGCCGACATCGACGCCGAGCAGGTGCTGTACGTCGGCGGCGGGAAGTTCCACCCGCTCGGACTGGCGATGGAACACCCCGAGAAGACGGTCGTCATCGGCGACCCCGTCAACAACGTCGTGACGGTCGCCGACACCGAGAAGTTCCTCAAACAGCGCTACGGCGCCGTCCACCGCGCGATGGACGCCGACACCTTCGGCGTCATCTTCTGCACGAAGATCGGGCAGGGCCGCTGGGATCAGGCCGAGGAGATCGTCGAGAACAACGACAACGCCCACCTCATCACGATGGACGAGGTGACGCCCGACCGTCTCCGCAACTTCGACTTCGACGCGTTCGTCAACACGGGCTGCCCGCGGATCACCACCGACGACGGGCCGCGCTTCCACAAGCCGATGCTCACCCCCGGCGAGTACGAGATCGCCGTCGGGAACAAGCCGCTCGAGGACCTGGAGTTCGACACCTTCCACGGCACCTGGTAA
- a CDS encoding MinD/ParA family ATP-binding protein, whose amino-acid sequence MLAVTGGKGGTGKTTTALGLARAFGADGTETVVVDADWDLPDLGAIAGVERRIAYPDGDAARSPLAAAVPDADGANVRVLPAPTAPRERDVRESLRRIAAATPEATRAVVDCPAGAAADAVAPLRVAERAILVTEACAPALHDAAKMAAVARRLGTPVAGAVVTRSTVVPPGVRDLLGCPLLARVPSASSPTARNESTNGSEPVLGDERVAGAYERAADALTRADPDDPVPTRA is encoded by the coding sequence ATGCTCGCGGTCACCGGCGGCAAGGGCGGAACGGGAAAGACGACGACGGCGCTCGGCCTGGCTCGCGCGTTCGGGGCCGACGGAACGGAGACGGTCGTCGTCGACGCCGACTGGGACCTGCCGGATCTGGGCGCGATCGCCGGGGTTGAACGCAGGATCGCGTACCCCGACGGCGACGCCGCTCGATCGCCCCTGGCGGCCGCGGTCCCCGACGCCGACGGAGCGAACGTTCGGGTCCTCCCGGCGCCGACGGCCCCACGCGAGCGGGACGTTCGGGAATCGCTGCGGCGGATCGCCGCGGCGACACCCGAGGCGACGCGGGCGGTCGTCGACTGCCCCGCGGGCGCCGCCGCGGACGCGGTCGCGCCCCTTCGGGTCGCCGAGCGAGCGATACTCGTGACGGAAGCGTGTGCGCCCGCGCTGCACGACGCCGCGAAGATGGCCGCGGTCGCCCGGCGACTGGGAACGCCGGTCGCCGGTGCCGTCGTGACCCGATCGACCGTCGTCCCGCCGGGCGTGCGCGACCTCCTCGGGTGCCCGCTCCTCGCGCGGGTGCCGAGCGCGTCGTCCCCGACCGCCCGGAACGAGAGCACGAACGGGTCCGAACCCGTGCTCGGGGACGAGCGGGTCGCCGGGGCGTACGAGCGGGCCGCGGACGCACTGACGCGGGCGGATCCGGACGATCCCGTCCCGACACGGGCGTGA